From Arachis stenosperma cultivar V10309 chromosome 2, arast.V10309.gnm1.PFL2, whole genome shotgun sequence, one genomic window encodes:
- the LOC130960418 gene encoding non-specific lipid-transfer protein 1-like, translating into MASLKFAFVMLVCIAMVGAPMVNALSCGQVNSALAPCIPFLTNRGAPSQPCCSGVRGLLGAAKTTADRQAACNCLKAAAGSLRGLNQGNAAALPGRCGVSIPYKISTSTNCATIKF; encoded by the exons ATGGCAAGCCTCAAGTTTGCATTTGTGATGCTTGTGTGCATAGCCATGGTGGGAGCACCAATGGTGAATGCCCTATCATGTGGCCAAGTGAACAGTGCCCTAGCACCATGCATCCCTTTCCTCACAAACCGTGGAGCTCCTTCTCAGCCTTGTTGTAGCGGAGTTAGAGGCCTTCTCGGTGCTGCAAAAACCACCGCGGACCGCCAGGCCGCCTGTAACTGCCTCAAAGCCGCTGCCGGTTCCCTTCGTGGCCTCAACCAAGGCAACGCCGCCGCCCTCCCTGGAAGATGCGGTGTCAGCATTCCTTACAAGATCAGCACCTCCACCAACTGTGCTAC CATTAAGTTCTGA
- the LOC130963372 gene encoding non-specific lipid-transfer protein P5-like translates to MARSIFPKVACMAIMMMMMCMIMDLISLTQAGPSCGNVQDALSPCIRYVTGIDNNVPGACCNGIKKVKSQSKTTQDRRSVCKCIKTTAHSIKKLDIHKLAGLPAKCGVNLPYKLSPSLDCNRIN, encoded by the exons ATGGCAAGGTCAATTTTCCCTAAGGTAGCATGCATGGccatcatgatgatgatgatgtgcATGATTATGGATCTAATTTCACTTACCCAAGCTGGTCCATCATGTGGGAATGTTCAAGATGCTTTGTCACCATGCATTCGATACGTTACTGGAATTGACAATAATGTCCCTGGAGCATGTTGTAATGGGATCAAGAAGGTGAAGAGCCAATCCAAGACCACACAAGATCGTAGATCTGTTTGCAAGTGCATCAAAACCACTGCTCATAGCATTAAGAAGTTAGACATTCACAAGCTTGCTGGGCTCCCTGCAAAGTGTGGAGTTAACTTGCCCTACAAGTTATCTCCCTCTCTTGATTGCAACAG GATTAATTAG
- the LOC130963373 gene encoding non-specific lipid-transfer protein 1-like — protein MLGQISSLTQGAPITCGKIRITLAPCLSYLRRNGGRDLIPRKCCHGVKKVNHGTKNKQDRQSVCKCIKRTTQNVKGLNLKKLANLPQKCGVKLPYKLSPSMDCNK, from the coding sequence ATGTTGGGTCAAATTTCATCACTTACACAAGGTGCTCCAATAACATGTGGCAAGATTCGAATCACATTAGCACCATGCCTTTCATACCTTAGGAGAAATGGTGGTAGAGACTTGATCCCTAGAAAATGTTGTCATGGGGTTAAGAAGGTGAACCATGGAACCAAGAACAAACAAGATCGTCAATCTGTTTGCAAGTGCATCAAAAGAACAACTCAGAATGTTAAGGGTCTGAATCTTAAGAAGCTTGCTAATCTTCCTCAAAAGTGTGGAGTTAAATTGCCTTACAAGTTATCCCCTTCCATGGATTGCAACAAGTAA
- the LOC130963374 gene encoding non-specific lipid-transfer protein 1-like: MATSISVVKVTYLTMLIMCITLGQMTQAVELCGKIDATLVPCVEYLSRNEHIIPQSCCDGVKNLNAGAKSKEDRQSVCNCIRRMTKNLRGLKPDKLAKLPEQCGVKFPYKLSPSMDCTE; the protein is encoded by the coding sequence ATGGCTACCTCTATTAGTGTTGTTAAGGTTACATACTTGACCATGTTGATAATGTGCATAACTTTGGGTCAAATGACACAAGCTGTTGAATTATGTGGCAAGATTGATGCCACATTAGTACCATGCGTTGAATACCTGAGCAGAAACGAACATATAATCCCTCAAAGTTGTTGTGATGGGGTTAAGAACCTGAATGCTGGAGCCAAGAGCAAAGAAGATCGTCAATCCGTTTGCAACTGCATCAGAAGAATGACCAAGAATCTTAGGGGTCTGAAGCCTGACAAGCTTGCTAAACTTCCAGAACAATGTGGAGTTAAATTTCCCTACAAGTTATCCCCCTCCATGGATTGCACCGAGTAA